The genomic DNA AGCGTTCCATACCCAGCTGCGGTCGCTGCCAACGTTTGGAGAGAGCTTCATGTCCGGGACGACTATACGTTTGTTAGTCAAGTGCATAGCCAAGCGGATAGAGCGCACATACTGTAGTGGTTGGCGCAGACCTTGAGAGTCTTGTCGCGTCTCATAACCAGACGAGTCTTGCCGTTCTCCTTGTGCTTGAGGAGTCGGACGTCGCCAGTGCCGCGCTCCTTCCACTCTCGGCTCTCACGATCGAACTTGAAGAGCTTTGCGCGCATCTTGAATGTCTgttcctcggcctcctcgTTTGTCTTGGTCTCAACCTTCTCGGTGAGATGGACGACTGGCTCGAAGTGTGCATCggcctcctcttcgtcggccttgtcctcgtcgtcgtcatccttCTCGGCGGCTTCCTTATCCTTCTGCGCCTTGGAGCTGCCTGAGCGGTCGTTCTCcgcttcctcatcatccttctTGGCCTCCTTCTTGGGTCCACCACCGAACATGCTGAAGACGTTGTCCTTGGCAGCCGTTGCAGCGTCAGATGCCTTCTCGGTGACGCTCTTGTCCTCCGTCTTCGTCTCCG from Cercospora beticola chromosome 3, complete sequence includes the following:
- the SBP1 gene encoding single stranded nucleic acid binding protein (BUSCO:EOG09264XT5); the encoded protein is MAEEEKKVDATAETKTEDKSVTEKASDAATAAKDNVFSMFGGGPKKEAKKDDEEAENDRSGSSKAQKDKEAAEKDDDDEDKADEEEADAHFEPVVHLTEKVETKTNEEAEEQTFKMRAKLFKFDRESREWKERGTGDVRLLKHKENGKTRLVMRRDKTLKVCANHYIVPDMKLSPNVGSDRSWVWNAAADVSEGEPEACTLAIRFGNPENANLFKEAFIKAQQENEAIFGKSDA